From a region of the Mercurialis annua linkage group LG1-X, ddMerAnnu1.2, whole genome shotgun sequence genome:
- the LOC126664884 gene encoding histidine-containing phosphotransfer protein 4-like translates to MDKKYLHHQVAYLRKSLFDQGFLDDQFMQLEDLQDDANPNFVEEIVTSFYSDSARLIHSIEQALVGRPVDFGKLDDYMHQYKGSSSSIGAKKVKMACIQFREYCCSRNIEGCIRSFQQLKQEHATLRRKLETYFQLARQA, encoded by the exons ATGGATAAAAAGTACTTGCATCACCAGGTTGCCTACCTAAGAAAATCCCTCTTTGATCAG GGATTCCTTGATGATCAATTCATGCAACTTGAGGATTTGCAAGATGATGCAAACCCTAATTTTGTTGAAGAAATTGTGACTTCCTTCTACAGTGATTCAGCTAGATTAATCCATAGCATAGAACAAGCGCT AGTGGGTAGGCCAGTTGATTTTGGGAAACTAGATGATTACATGCACCAGTATAAAGGTAGCAGCTCAAG CATTGGAGCTAAGAAGGTGAAGATGGCATGTATACAGTTTAGAGAATATTGCTGTTCGAGAAATATTGAAgg TTGCATAAGGAGTTTCCAACAACTAAAGCAAGAACATGCTACTTTGAGGAGGAAGCTTGAAACTTATTTTCAG
- the LOC126661855 gene encoding tryptophan--tRNA ligase, chloroplastic/mitochondrial isoform X2 has translation MGRALLSQFLLLSNTTPRLASSSSLSLNGLRRKCIRSSRLLVRPNASYATALRCHCSVSAAEPASPPASSSSVKKRIVSGVQPTGSIHLGNYLGAIKNWIALQNTYETLFFIVDLHAITLPYDTQQLAKATRDTAAIYLACGVDSSKASVFVQSHVRAHVELMWLLSSATPIGWLNRMIQFKEKSRKEGDENVGVALLTYPVLMASDILLYQSDFVPVGEDQKQHLELTRELAERVNYLYGGRKWKKLGGRGGAIFKVPEPLIPPTGARVMSLTDGLAKMSKSAPSDQSRINLLDPKDVIANKIKRCKTDSFPGLEFDNPERPECNNLLSVYQLVSGKTKEEIEQECNNMNWGMFKPLLTDAVIDHLHPIQVRYEEIISDSAYLDRVLEEGANKASEIADATLNNVYQAMGFLRR, from the exons ATGGGACGAGCACTTCTTTCACAGTTTCTCCTCCTCTCCAACACCACTCCACGGCTGGCGTCCTCCTCTTCACT GTCACTCAATGGACTTCGACGGAAATGTATTAGATCTTCGAGGCTGCTAGTTCGTCCAAACGCAAGTTACGCCACTGCTCTTCGTTGCCATTGCAGTGTCTCCGCCGCTGAACCTGCCTCTCCGCCGGCTTCTTCCAGCTCTGTAAA GAAGAGGATAGTGTCAGGAGTCCAGCCTACAGGCTCTATTCACCTCGGAAATTATCTCGGTGCTATTAAAAATTGGATTGCTCTTCAG AATACATATGAAACTCTCTTCTTTATTGTGGACCTCCATGCG ATTACATTACCATATGATACACAACAATTAGCCAAGGCTACAAGGGATACAGCTGCAATTTATTTGGCATGTGGTGTGGACTCTTCCAAG GCTTCTGTTTTCGTGCAGTCTCATGTACGTGCTCATGTAGAACTCATGTGGCTTCTAAGTTCTGCCACACCAATTGGTTGGCTGAATAGAATGATTCAGTTCAAAGAGAAATCTCGCAAGGAG GGGGATGAAAATGTCGGGGTTGCTCTTTTGACTTATCCTGTTTTGATGGCTTCTGATATTCTTCTGTATCAG TCTGACTTTGTCCCAGTTGGTGAGGATCAAAAGCAGCATCTGGAGTTGACCCGTGAGCTGGCCGAGCGTGTTAACTATTTATACGGAGGAAGAAAGTGGAAAAAATTAGGAGG GCGAGGAGGTGCTATCTTTAAG GTTCCTGAACCTCTTATTCCGCCAACTGGAGCTCGAGTTATGTCTTTGACTGACGGTCTTGCTAAG ATGTCAAAGTCTGCACCTTCTGATCAATCTCGAATCAATCTTCTTGACCCTAAAGAT GTGATAGCAAACAAGATAAAGCGATGCAAAACTGATTCATTTCCAGG CCTTGAATTTGACAATCCTGAAAGACCTGAGTGTAACAATCTTCTTTCAGTGTATCAACTTGTTTCAGGCAAAACAAAAGAG GAGATTGAACAGGAATGTAATAATATGAATTGGGGCATGTTCAAACCTCTCCTAACAGATGCCGTGATTGATCACCTACATCCCATCCAG GTTCGATATGAGGAAATAATATCTGATTCAGCTTATTTGGATAGAGTTTTAGAGGAAGGTGCAAACAAAGCTTCAGAGATAGCAGATGCTACTCTCAATAATGTATACCAGGCAATGGGATTTTTGCGGAGATGA
- the LOC126661855 gene encoding tryptophan--tRNA ligase, chloroplastic/mitochondrial isoform X1 yields MGRALLSQFLLLSNTTPRLASSSSLRSLNGLRRKCIRSSRLLVRPNASYATALRCHCSVSAAEPASPPASSSSVKKRIVSGVQPTGSIHLGNYLGAIKNWIALQNTYETLFFIVDLHAITLPYDTQQLAKATRDTAAIYLACGVDSSKASVFVQSHVRAHVELMWLLSSATPIGWLNRMIQFKEKSRKEGDENVGVALLTYPVLMASDILLYQSDFVPVGEDQKQHLELTRELAERVNYLYGGRKWKKLGGRGGAIFKVPEPLIPPTGARVMSLTDGLAKMSKSAPSDQSRINLLDPKDVIANKIKRCKTDSFPGLEFDNPERPECNNLLSVYQLVSGKTKEEIEQECNNMNWGMFKPLLTDAVIDHLHPIQVRYEEIISDSAYLDRVLEEGANKASEIADATLNNVYQAMGFLRR; encoded by the exons ATGGGACGAGCACTTCTTTCACAGTTTCTCCTCCTCTCCAACACCACTCCACGGCTGGCGTCCTCCTCTTCACT CAGGTCACTCAATGGACTTCGACGGAAATGTATTAGATCTTCGAGGCTGCTAGTTCGTCCAAACGCAAGTTACGCCACTGCTCTTCGTTGCCATTGCAGTGTCTCCGCCGCTGAACCTGCCTCTCCGCCGGCTTCTTCCAGCTCTGTAAA GAAGAGGATAGTGTCAGGAGTCCAGCCTACAGGCTCTATTCACCTCGGAAATTATCTCGGTGCTATTAAAAATTGGATTGCTCTTCAG AATACATATGAAACTCTCTTCTTTATTGTGGACCTCCATGCG ATTACATTACCATATGATACACAACAATTAGCCAAGGCTACAAGGGATACAGCTGCAATTTATTTGGCATGTGGTGTGGACTCTTCCAAG GCTTCTGTTTTCGTGCAGTCTCATGTACGTGCTCATGTAGAACTCATGTGGCTTCTAAGTTCTGCCACACCAATTGGTTGGCTGAATAGAATGATTCAGTTCAAAGAGAAATCTCGCAAGGAG GGGGATGAAAATGTCGGGGTTGCTCTTTTGACTTATCCTGTTTTGATGGCTTCTGATATTCTTCTGTATCAG TCTGACTTTGTCCCAGTTGGTGAGGATCAAAAGCAGCATCTGGAGTTGACCCGTGAGCTGGCCGAGCGTGTTAACTATTTATACGGAGGAAGAAAGTGGAAAAAATTAGGAGG GCGAGGAGGTGCTATCTTTAAG GTTCCTGAACCTCTTATTCCGCCAACTGGAGCTCGAGTTATGTCTTTGACTGACGGTCTTGCTAAG ATGTCAAAGTCTGCACCTTCTGATCAATCTCGAATCAATCTTCTTGACCCTAAAGAT GTGATAGCAAACAAGATAAAGCGATGCAAAACTGATTCATTTCCAGG CCTTGAATTTGACAATCCTGAAAGACCTGAGTGTAACAATCTTCTTTCAGTGTATCAACTTGTTTCAGGCAAAACAAAAGAG GAGATTGAACAGGAATGTAATAATATGAATTGGGGCATGTTCAAACCTCTCCTAACAGATGCCGTGATTGATCACCTACATCCCATCCAG GTTCGATATGAGGAAATAATATCTGATTCAGCTTATTTGGATAGAGTTTTAGAGGAAGGTGCAAACAAAGCTTCAGAGATAGCAGATGCTACTCTCAATAATGTATACCAGGCAATGGGATTTTTGCGGAGATGA
- the LOC126664732 gene encoding uncharacterized protein LOC126664732 isoform X2, with the protein MEDDGIGELERYQIEQIRELEFEELQVEEVEDFEISSSDDEFINAIAGEHTFNPCLAPLHTYLGEVEDTHRGLAFLDGGALLSLPMFYLEGVVLFPGAILPLRVIQPNFISAVERALTQADAPYIIGVVRAYLSPENGRLKFSMIGTTAEIRQYRRLEDGSLNVVTRGQQRFRLRRRWIDVEGVPCGEVQIIQEDLPSRTPRDAIGKVVPLHNFHSHNISDTEPSSVSRRDVSSHAYGDDNDDSEANSEKSFESELSPAEKRIHQSAIGSLFSNDMINESTSSDDENFESGIKITSSNTNDSDSNESLYLGHNKKMGKTILGTGYSSTPEKQHHKGEVSKSYWKKTDLSHFRRVSRAYWPYWVYRMYDSYCLAQRAADMWRQIIGQPSVDSLVEKPDLLSFFIASKMPISQSIRQELLEIDGISYRLHREIDLLKSFDHVRCKNCQNAIARRSDMLVMSSEGPLGAYVNPHGFVHEIMTFYKATGLALYGGPVKEYSWFPGYAWTITNCTNCESQMGWLFTATEKKLRPHSFWAIRSASVADSKYK; encoded by the exons ATGGAAGACGATGGAATCGGGGAGTTAGAGAGATACCAGATCGAACAGATACGCGAGCTTGAATTTGAAGAATTACAGGTCGAggaagtcgaggattttgaaatCTCATCATCTGATGATGAATTCATCAACGCTAT TGCTGGTGAACATACATTTAACCCTTGTTTGGCTCCGTTGCACACCTATCTTGGCG AGGTCGAAGACACTCACCGCGGATTGGCTTTCTTAGATGGTGGTGCTCTATTATCTCTCCCAATGTTCTATCTTGAAG GAGTTGTTCTTTTCCCAGGGGCCATCCTTCCTCTCAGAGTTATTCAACCCAATTTCATATCTGCTGTTGAGAGGGCATTGACCCAAGCTGATGCTCCTTACATTATAGGCGTG GTTCGTGCTTACTTAAGTCCTGAGAATGGAAGATTAAAGTTTTCTATGATTGGAACAACTGCAGAG ATTCGACAATACAGAAGGTTAGAGGATGGGTCATTAAATGTGGTTACTCGCGGCCAGCAGCGCTTTCGTTTAAGACGCCGTTGGATTGATGTGGAAGGCGTG CCATGTGGGGAAGTCCAAATTATTCAGGAAGATCTTCCATCAAGGACACCACGAGATGCAATTGGAAAAGTTGTACCATTGCATAACTTTCATAGCCATAATATCTCAGACACAGAACCTTCAAGTGTTTCTCGCAGAGATGTCTCGTCACACGCCTATGGAGATGATAATGATGATTCAGAGGCCAACTCGGAGAAAAGCTTTGAGAGTGAGCTTTCCCCAGCTGAAAAGAGAATCCATCAATCTGCAATTGGTTCATTATTTAGCAACGATATGATAAATGAATCGACAAGCAGTGATGATGAGAATTTTGAGTCAGGAATTAAAATTACCAGCTCTAATACGAATGATTCTGACTCTAATGAGTCATTGTACTTGGGCCATAACAAAAAAATGGGAAAGACAATTTTAGGAACTGGCTATTCCTCCACACCTGAAAAGCAACATCACAAAGGGGAAGTGTCCAAAAGCTACTGGAAAAAAACTGATTTAAGCCATTTCCGTAGAGTTTCAAGAGCATACTGGCCCTATTGGGTGTACCGTATGTATGACTCCTATTGCCTTGCTCAGAGAGCTGCAG ATATGTGGAGACAGATAATTGGGCAACCAAGTGTGGACAGTCTTGTGGAGAAACCTGATCTGTTGTCATTTTTTATTGCCAGTAAAATGCCTATTTCTCAGTCCATAAGGCAGGAGCTTCTGGAGATTGATGGCATTTCATATCGGCTGCACCGAGAAATTGATTTGCTTAAAAGTTTTGACCATGTTCGCTGTAAAAATTGTCAG AATGCAATTGCAAGGAGGAGTGATATGTTGGTGATGTCTAGTGAAGGTCCTCTTGGAGCTTATGTGAATCCTCATGGTTTTGTGCATGAAATTATGACTTTCTATAAAGCAACAGGCTTGGCACTCTATGGTGGACCAGTTAAGGAATACAGTTGGTTTCCCGG GTATGCATGGACGATAACAAATTGTACCAACTGTGAATCCCAAATGGGGTGGCTTTTCACAGCCACAGAGAAAAAATTGAGGCCTCACTCATTTTGGGCAATCCGGAGCGCCAGTGTTGCTGACagtaaatacaaataa
- the LOC126664732 gene encoding uncharacterized protein LOC126664732 isoform X1 has protein sequence MEDDGIGELERYQIEQIRELEFEELQVEEVEDFEISSSDDEFINAISAGEHTFNPCLAPLHTYLGEVEDTHRGLAFLDGGALLSLPMFYLEGVVLFPGAILPLRVIQPNFISAVERALTQADAPYIIGVVRAYLSPENGRLKFSMIGTTAEIRQYRRLEDGSLNVVTRGQQRFRLRRRWIDVEGVPCGEVQIIQEDLPSRTPRDAIGKVVPLHNFHSHNISDTEPSSVSRRDVSSHAYGDDNDDSEANSEKSFESELSPAEKRIHQSAIGSLFSNDMINESTSSDDENFESGIKITSSNTNDSDSNESLYLGHNKKMGKTILGTGYSSTPEKQHHKGEVSKSYWKKTDLSHFRRVSRAYWPYWVYRMYDSYCLAQRAADMWRQIIGQPSVDSLVEKPDLLSFFIASKMPISQSIRQELLEIDGISYRLHREIDLLKSFDHVRCKNCQNAIARRSDMLVMSSEGPLGAYVNPHGFVHEIMTFYKATGLALYGGPVKEYSWFPGYAWTITNCTNCESQMGWLFTATEKKLRPHSFWAIRSASVADSKYK, from the exons ATGGAAGACGATGGAATCGGGGAGTTAGAGAGATACCAGATCGAACAGATACGCGAGCTTGAATTTGAAGAATTACAGGTCGAggaagtcgaggattttgaaatCTCATCATCTGATGATGAATTCATCAACGCTAT AAGTGCTGGTGAACATACATTTAACCCTTGTTTGGCTCCGTTGCACACCTATCTTGGCG AGGTCGAAGACACTCACCGCGGATTGGCTTTCTTAGATGGTGGTGCTCTATTATCTCTCCCAATGTTCTATCTTGAAG GAGTTGTTCTTTTCCCAGGGGCCATCCTTCCTCTCAGAGTTATTCAACCCAATTTCATATCTGCTGTTGAGAGGGCATTGACCCAAGCTGATGCTCCTTACATTATAGGCGTG GTTCGTGCTTACTTAAGTCCTGAGAATGGAAGATTAAAGTTTTCTATGATTGGAACAACTGCAGAG ATTCGACAATACAGAAGGTTAGAGGATGGGTCATTAAATGTGGTTACTCGCGGCCAGCAGCGCTTTCGTTTAAGACGCCGTTGGATTGATGTGGAAGGCGTG CCATGTGGGGAAGTCCAAATTATTCAGGAAGATCTTCCATCAAGGACACCACGAGATGCAATTGGAAAAGTTGTACCATTGCATAACTTTCATAGCCATAATATCTCAGACACAGAACCTTCAAGTGTTTCTCGCAGAGATGTCTCGTCACACGCCTATGGAGATGATAATGATGATTCAGAGGCCAACTCGGAGAAAAGCTTTGAGAGTGAGCTTTCCCCAGCTGAAAAGAGAATCCATCAATCTGCAATTGGTTCATTATTTAGCAACGATATGATAAATGAATCGACAAGCAGTGATGATGAGAATTTTGAGTCAGGAATTAAAATTACCAGCTCTAATACGAATGATTCTGACTCTAATGAGTCATTGTACTTGGGCCATAACAAAAAAATGGGAAAGACAATTTTAGGAACTGGCTATTCCTCCACACCTGAAAAGCAACATCACAAAGGGGAAGTGTCCAAAAGCTACTGGAAAAAAACTGATTTAAGCCATTTCCGTAGAGTTTCAAGAGCATACTGGCCCTATTGGGTGTACCGTATGTATGACTCCTATTGCCTTGCTCAGAGAGCTGCAG ATATGTGGAGACAGATAATTGGGCAACCAAGTGTGGACAGTCTTGTGGAGAAACCTGATCTGTTGTCATTTTTTATTGCCAGTAAAATGCCTATTTCTCAGTCCATAAGGCAGGAGCTTCTGGAGATTGATGGCATTTCATATCGGCTGCACCGAGAAATTGATTTGCTTAAAAGTTTTGACCATGTTCGCTGTAAAAATTGTCAG AATGCAATTGCAAGGAGGAGTGATATGTTGGTGATGTCTAGTGAAGGTCCTCTTGGAGCTTATGTGAATCCTCATGGTTTTGTGCATGAAATTATGACTTTCTATAAAGCAACAGGCTTGGCACTCTATGGTGGACCAGTTAAGGAATACAGTTGGTTTCCCGG GTATGCATGGACGATAACAAATTGTACCAACTGTGAATCCCAAATGGGGTGGCTTTTCACAGCCACAGAGAAAAAATTGAGGCCTCACTCATTTTGGGCAATCCGGAGCGCCAGTGTTGCTGACagtaaatacaaataa